The Procambarus clarkii isolate CNS0578487 chromosome 37, FALCON_Pclarkii_2.0, whole genome shotgun sequence genome window below encodes:
- the LOC123765902 gene encoding uncharacterized protein, whose amino-acid sequence MKGSQSGVSQYEGLKHVSYDFAYSVRDDDTGAAYSHEEERSGSVTRGEYRVSLPDGRVQIVSYVADENGYRAKVSYEPSKTAFPVANPELKYAPKSSSVRRPGPRSGPGTRRRRPRPRQRPVTPRPQPQTPYHSLPTEHSYLPKPTEHSYLPKPTEHSYLPKPTEHSYLPKPTEHSYLPKSTENSYLPKPTEHSYLPKSTENSYLPKPTEGSYLPKPTEHSYLPKSTENSYLPKPTEGSYLPKPTEGFYLPKPTEGSYLPKPTEHLYLPKPTENSDLPKPTEGSYLPKPTGGSYLPKPTKGSYLPKPTEHSYLPKPTEGSYLPKPTEHSYLPKPKEGSYLPKPTEGSYLPKPTEHSYLPKPTEGSYLPKPTEGSYLPKPTEHSYLPKPTEGSYLPKPTEGSYLPKPTEHSYLPKPTEGSYLPKPTEGSYLPKPTEGSYLPKPTEGSYLPKPTEGSYLPKPTEGSYLPKPTEGSYLPKPTEGSYLPKPTEGSYLPKPTEGSYLPKPTEGSYLPKPTEGSYLPKPTEGSYLPKPTEHSYLPKPTEGSYLPKPTEGSYLPKQTEGSYLPPTAAHSPTPPPHSPTPGYQQKKISDITTYKPLGATSAQPAAAPTATPPGYKAPKTIPPLKLPEVTSYKPKSHTASTRQGADDAAPPGAAYSPGEYEEHSTSETSAIYFPTVASVLAAPLPHRPTQRPPSSPYYPTSYPSPGSLPIPSTAHSVAPPSHKPVQLFALSLFLTLYTGTISRAASHSLLSTRGTALWRSFTSTL is encoded by the exons ATGAAGGGCTCTCAGTCAGGTGTATCACAGTATGAAGGGCTG AAACATGTGAGCTACGACTTCGCGTACAGCGTCCGCGACGACGACACCGGAGCCGCCTACAGTCACGAAGAGGAGCGGTCAGGATCCGTCACCCGCGGAGAGTACCGGGTCTCCCTTCCCGACGGACGCGTCCAGATCGTCTCCTATGTCGCCGATGAGAACGGCTACCGAGCTAAAGTGTCGTACGAACCCTCAAAGACCGCCTTTCCAGTCGCCAATCCAGAACTTAAGTACGCACCGAAGTCCTCCAGCGTCCGTCGCCCCGGCCCGCGATCTGGACCTGGAACAAGACGGCGGCGCCCACGACCTCGTCAACGGCCCGTCACGCCTCGCCCGCAGCCTCAGACTCCCTACCATAGCCTTCCAACAGAGCATTCCTATCTTCCCAAACCAACAGAGCATTCCTATCTTCCCAAACCAACAGAGCATTCCTATCTTCCCAAACCAACAGAGCATTCCTATCTTCCCAAACCAACAGAGCATTCCTATCTTCCCAAATCAACAGAAAATTCGTATCTTCCCAAACCAACAGAGCATTCCTATCTTCCCAAATCAACAGAAAATTCGTATCTTCCCAAACCAACAGAGGGTTCCTATCTTCCCAAGCCAACAGAGCATTCCTATCTTCCCAAGTCAACAGAAAATTCGTATCTTCCCAAACCAACAGAGGGTTCCTATCTTCCCAAACCAACAGAGGGTTTCTATCTACCCAAACCAACAGAGGGTTCTTATCTTCCGAAACCAACAGAGCATTTGTATCTTCCCAAACCAACAGAAAATTCCGATCTTCCAAAACCAACAGAGGGTTCCTATCTACCCAAACCAACGGGTGGTTCCTATCTACCTAAACCAACAAAGGGTTCCTATCTACCCAAACCAACAGAGCATTCCTATCTACCCAAACCAACAGAGGGTTCCTATCTACCCAAACCAACAGAGCATTCCTATTTACCTAAACCAAAAGAGGGTTCCTATCTACCCAAACCAACAGAGGGTTCCTATCTACCCAAACCAACAGAGCATTCCTATCTACCCAAACCAACAGAGGGCTCCTATCTACCAAAACCAACAGAGGGTTCCTATCTGCCCAAACCAACAGAGCATTCCTATCTACCCAAACCAACAGAGGGCTCCTATCTACCAAAACCAACAGAGGGTTCCTATCTACCCAAACCAACAGAGCATTCCTATCTACCCAAACCAACAGAGGGTTCCTATCTGCCCAAACCAACAGAGGGTTCATATCTGCCCAAACCAACAGAGGGTTCCTATCTGCCCAAACCAACAGAGGGTTCCTATCTGCCCAAACCAACAGAGGGTTCCTATCTGCCCAAACCAACAGAGGGTTCATATCTACCCAAACCAACAGAGGGTTCCTATCTGCCCAAACCAACAGAGGGTTCATATCTGCCCAAACCAACAGAGGGTTCCTATCTGCCCAAACCAACAGAGGGGTCATATCTACCCAAACCAACAGAGGGTTCCTATCTGCCCAAACCAACAGAGGGTTCATATCTGCCCAAACCAACAGAGGGTTCCTATCTACCCAAACCAACAGAGCATTCCTATCTACCCAAACCAACAGAGGGCTCCTATCTACCAAAACCAACAGAGGGCTCCTATCTGCCCAAACAAACAGAGGGTTCCTATCTACCCCCAACAGCTGCACATTCGCCCACACCtccgccacactctccaacacccgGTTATCAACAAAAGAAAATTTCTGACATTACGACCTACAAGCCGCTGGGCGCCACCTCGGCCCAGCCAGCGGCCGCGCCAACAGCAACACCTCCAGGGTACAAAGCCCCTAAAACAATACCTCCCTTGAAGCTTCCCGAGGTAACCAGCTACAAACCAAAGTCCCACACAGCGTCCACTCGCCAGGGAGCTGACGACGCAGCGCCACCTGGTGCCGCGTATTCTCCTGGGGAATACGAAGAACACTCAACATCGGAGACATCTGCTATCTATTTCCCCACAGTCGCCTCGGTATTGGCGGCCCCCTTGCCTCATAGGCCCACGCAACGCCCGCCTTCATCTCCTTATTACCCTACTTCCTACCCTTCCCCTGGATCATTACCCATCCCCAGCACCGCACACTCCGTCGCTCCACCGTCCCACAAGCCCGTACAACTCTTCGCCCTATCCCTCTTCCTCACCCTATACACCGGCACTATATCAAGGGCCGCCTCCCATTCCTTACTCAGCACAAGGGGCACCGCCTTATGGAGGTCCTTCACCTCGACCTTATAA
- the LOC123765719 gene encoding E3 ubiquitin-protein ligase MARCHF3, with the protein MEQTLRETPDHQRDAMRDAPSRTPPSVPGCGASAVPVCGASAVPGCGASCTTKLTPSPTKGKSSRSMWASPAVSCHSNKSSMGPMCRICHEGDSVRELISPCLCSGSMGSVHQACLQHWLTLASCDRCELCNYTFTITRSPKPFWKFLLSCDNPEIRRALLVDGLCMLILTPLAAFSIYLCIMGALQYAHGTQSAHGTQSAHGTQSAMSVLTTELMALAKHKLQKMQNSVGRNAGEVTKKTEPPPSGKPQEEEEKIDAPWESFGLALLAFLILGIYTTWAVVVISYHSRVWRRWRIVHQDLILVNGERQPARLPASSPLYHNVDATTSPVSLQSLGRSSPFRQAGSVDTQLTGATVDSAGITPDEGMLTFCSSHSS; encoded by the exons ATGGAGCAGACGTTAAGGGAGACTCCTGATCATCAGAGGGATGCAATGAGGGACGCCCCCTCTCGAACGCCACCTTCGGTCCCTGGTTGTGGAGCCTCGGCGGTCCCTGTCTGCGGGGCCTCGGCGGTCCCTGGCTGCGGGGCCTCCTGTACCACCAAACTCACTCCCTCGCCTACGAAAGGAAAAAGTTCACGTTCCATGTGGGCATCGCCTGCAGTCTCCTGCCACAGCAACAAGAGCAGCATGGGACCCATGTGCCGCATCTGCCACGAAG GTGACAGTGTACGAGAGCTGATCTCTCCGTGCCTGTGTTCTGGGTCGATGGGCTCTGTACACCAGGCGTGCCTGCAGCACTGGCTCACCCTCGCCTCCTGCGACCGCTGTGAGCTCTGCAactacaccttcaccatcacGCGCTCCCCCAAACCCTTCTGGAAG TTCTTGCTGAGCTGCGACAACCCTGAGATTCGTCGCGCTCTGCTGGTAGATGGCCTCTGTATGCTGATACTCACACCACTGGCAGCCTTCTCGATCTATCTGTGCATCATGGGCGCCTTGCAGTACGCCCACGGCACCCAGTCCGCCCACGGCACCCAGTCCGCCCACGGCACCCAGTCCGCAATGTCAGTCCTCACTACAGAGCTCATGGCTCTCGCCAAACATAAACTACAAAAGATGCAG AACAGTGTGGGTCGAAATGCTGGTGAAGTAACAAAGAAAACTGAGCCACCACCGAGTGGGAAGCCTCAAGAGGAAGAAGAAAAGATAGACGCTCCATGGGAATCCTTCGGTCTGGCACTGCTTGCCTTCCTCATCCTCGGTATTTACACGACCTGGGCTGTTGTCGTCATCAG TTACCATTCGCGAGTGTGGCGTCGGTGGCGAATCGTGCACCAGGACCTGATACTGGTCAACGGCGAGAGGCAGCCCGCTCGACTCCCcgcctccagccccctctaccacAACGTCGACGCCACCACCAGCCCCGTGAGTTTGCAGAGTTTGGGCAGGTCGTCACCTTTCAGACAGGCTGGTTCCGTGGACACGCAGTTGACGGGGGCCACCGTCGACAGTGCAGGCATTACTCCTGACGAAGGAATGCTTACCTTCTGCAGCAGTCACAGCTCGTGA